A region of Pyxidicoccus parkwaysis DNA encodes the following proteins:
- a CDS encoding DUF2381 family protein, which yields MQRGIASSCPDGASLMSDFPGMVIFDLPCQVVCSLWNPLPVRFALLVVLAASASLASERGRSGVRTLLLSEHPDDATHRVYVAGQVITHLRFEQPVDAAKTRLLGWEGRFEPLGVVGRKVILEPLRDLALECAADPPDHHFQRQ from the coding sequence ATGCAGAGAGGAATTGCCAGTTCCTGTCCGGATGGCGCGAGCCTGATGTCTGACTTTCCGGGCATGGTGATATTCGACCTGCCCTGCCAGGTTGTGTGCTCCCTGTGGAACCCACTGCCTGTCCGGTTTGCCCTACTGGTCGTCCTGGCGGCCTCGGCCTCGCTCGCGAGTGAGCGTGGGCGGAGCGGGGTTCGGACGCTGCTGCTCTCGGAGCACCCGGACGATGCGACCCATCGCGTCTATGTGGCCGGCCAGGTCATCACCCACCTGCGCTTCGAGCAGCCCGTGGACGCGGCCAAGACGCGGCTGTTGGGCTGGGAGGGGCGGTTCGAGCCACTGGGCGTAGTGGGGCGCAAGGTCATCCTGGAGCCGCTTCGCGACCTCGCCTTGGAGTGCGCAGCGGATCCGCCTGACCACCACTTCCAGCGGCAGTGA